The following coding sequences are from one Streptomyces sp. NBC_00536 window:
- a CDS encoding LacI family DNA-binding transcriptional regulator — MEPSPKRMPTLDEVAARAGVSRTAASRVINNAPHVSRAKREAVQRAVRELDFVPNPSAQALANRRVGAVVLAVSSDEPGLFADPFFAEVIVGVSEALEQTELELILLLANTPRGRERFERLLRSRRADGVMLMALRGDDPLGRLGEEVDLPVVFGGLPLIGEPTWYVDADNRGGARLAAEHFARTGRRRPVMITGQVDARAAVAREQGFTDGLTLSGLPLLGVEPGQFTEEGGAKAMERLLRAHPDPDAVFAASDAMAIGALRTLRERGLRVPEDVAVIGFNDLASARHTSPPLTTVHQPVRALGQEMARMLVSAIEGHRPSPLILPTRLTVRESAPGLPAPA, encoded by the coding sequence ATGGAGCCGTCACCCAAGCGCATGCCGACTCTCGACGAGGTGGCCGCACGCGCCGGCGTGTCGCGCACGGCGGCCTCCCGGGTGATCAACAACGCCCCGCACGTCAGCCGCGCCAAGCGGGAGGCGGTCCAACGGGCGGTGCGCGAGCTGGATTTCGTGCCCAATCCGTCCGCGCAGGCCCTCGCGAACCGCCGGGTCGGAGCGGTGGTGCTGGCGGTCTCCAGCGACGAACCGGGGCTGTTCGCGGACCCGTTCTTCGCGGAGGTCATCGTCGGCGTCAGCGAGGCGCTGGAGCAGACCGAACTGGAACTGATCCTGCTGCTGGCCAACACCCCGCGCGGCCGGGAGAGGTTCGAGCGGCTGCTGCGCTCCCGCCGGGCCGACGGCGTCATGCTGATGGCGCTGCGGGGGGACGATCCGCTGGGCCGCCTGGGCGAGGAGGTCGATCTCCCCGTCGTCTTCGGCGGACTCCCGCTCATCGGGGAACCCACGTGGTACGTGGACGCCGACAACCGGGGCGGTGCCCGCCTGGCCGCCGAGCACTTCGCGCGCACGGGCCGCCGACGGCCCGTCATGATCACCGGCCAGGTGGACGCCAGGGCCGCGGTCGCGCGGGAACAGGGGTTCACCGACGGTCTGACCTTGTCCGGCCTGCCGCTGCTCGGAGTTGAGCCCGGGCAGTTCACCGAGGAGGGCGGCGCCAAGGCGATGGAGCGGCTGCTCCGGGCGCACCCCGATCCCGACGCGGTGTTCGCGGCCTCCGACGCGATGGCCATCGGCGCTCTGCGCACCTTGCGGGAACGCGGGCTGCGGGTGCCCGAGGACGTCGCGGTGATCGGCTTCAACGACCTGGCGAGCGCCCGGCACACCAGCCCGCCGCTGACCACCGTCCATCAGCCGGTACGGGCGCTGGGGCAGGAGATGGCCAGGATGCTGGTCAGTGCCATCGAAGGACACCGCCCCAGCCCGTTGATCCTGCCGACCCGCCTGACCGTGCGCGAGTCCGCCCCCGGTCTGCCTGCGCCCGCCTGA
- a CDS encoding glycoside hydrolase family 6 protein, giving the protein MRKSVRAASALLAGALTAALALINAGPAYAADPTTMTSGFYADPDNSALRWTNANPGDGRSAAIRTSIANTPAARWFGNWSGDIGTATGAYVGRADSADKLPILVAYNIPNRDICAGQSGGGAGSRAAYDAWIAAFASGIGSRPAVVVLEPDALGHESCMTAAQIAERNAMLKNAIAQFNAKAPNTWVYLDAGNPGWIGASTMAQQLAGAGVGGARGFVLNVSNYFTNDQNSSYGNAVNSALSSYGYTKPFVVDTSRNGNGSNGQWCNPAGRRIGTPTQRGGGAEMLLWIKIPGESDGNCGVGAGSSAGQFLPEVAYKMIYGY; this is encoded by the coding sequence ATGCGCAAGTCCGTCCGAGCCGCATCCGCCCTGCTGGCCGGTGCCCTCACCGCCGCTCTCGCCCTGATCAACGCCGGCCCGGCGTACGCCGCCGACCCGACCACCATGACCAGCGGCTTCTACGCCGACCCCGACAACTCCGCCCTGCGGTGGACCAATGCGAACCCCGGCGACGGGCGGTCGGCGGCGATCCGGACGTCCATCGCCAACACCCCGGCGGCCCGCTGGTTCGGCAACTGGAGCGGCGACATCGGCACTGCCACCGGCGCCTACGTCGGCCGCGCGGACTCCGCCGACAAGTTGCCGATCCTGGTCGCGTACAACATCCCCAACCGGGACATCTGCGCCGGTCAGTCCGGCGGCGGCGCCGGAAGCCGCGCGGCGTACGACGCCTGGATCGCCGCCTTCGCCAGTGGCATCGGCAGCCGCCCGGCCGTCGTCGTCCTCGAACCCGACGCGCTCGGCCACGAGAGCTGCATGACCGCTGCTCAGATCGCCGAGCGCAACGCCATGCTGAAGAACGCGATCGCCCAGTTCAATGCCAAGGCACCCAACACCTGGGTCTACCTCGACGCCGGGAACCCCGGCTGGATCGGCGCCTCGACCATGGCGCAGCAGCTCGCCGGCGCCGGGGTCGGCGGGGCCCGCGGCTTCGTACTGAACGTCTCCAACTACTTCACCAACGACCAGAACAGCTCCTACGGCAACGCGGTCAACTCCGCCTTGAGCTCCTACGGCTACACCAAGCCGTTCGTCGTCGACACCAGCCGCAACGGCAACGGTTCCAACGGCCAGTGGTGCAATCCCGCCGGCCGCCGGATCGGCACCCCCACCCAGCGCGGCGGCGGCGCCGAGATGCTGCTGTGGATCAAGATCCCCGGCGAGTCCGACGGCAACTGCGGCGTCGGGGCGGGCTCCTCGGCCGGACAGTTCCTGCCGGAGGTCGCCTACAAGATGATCTACGGCTACTGA
- a CDS encoding glycoside hydrolase family 6 protein — protein sequence MRIPPHRLLLAASVLTLLLSAVAPASAEASSAPASHMLPANTRFYVDPDGDAAHQAVTDLLHRDFEGAKSMAELASWPEAAWFTDGTPEQVESRVRDLVRRAERTRTVPVLVAYDIPLRDCSQYSSGGARSDADYQAWISAFARGIGRSKAVVVLEPDGLANLPSDCGPGSDPTGAITTGRFADLNHAIDALERQPNSVVYLDAGNSHWRGVGDAAGRLLQAGVTRTQGFSLNVSNHLATDLSTHYGTWVSQCLWFATKGPDWAKGHPDWCPSQYYSPAAPNDGQPGNSVNVDDPSTWHWTDLWFQQNVGSPPAQELTHLVVDTSRDGRGAWTPPAGKYSGDPQTWCNAPDRGIGARPTANTRVPLVDAYLWIKTVGQSDGQCNRSIPGGTIDPEYGVVDPAAGVWWPEQAKSLVRNADPALEFNTTLR from the coding sequence GTGCGCATCCCCCCGCACCGATTACTCCTGGCAGCGAGCGTACTCACCCTGCTCCTCAGCGCCGTCGCCCCGGCCTCTGCCGAGGCGAGCTCCGCGCCGGCCTCCCACATGCTTCCCGCGAACACCCGCTTTTACGTCGACCCCGACGGCGACGCGGCCCACCAGGCCGTCACCGACCTCCTCCATCGAGACTTCGAGGGCGCCAAGTCCATGGCCGAGCTGGCCAGTTGGCCGGAGGCCGCCTGGTTCACCGACGGCACCCCGGAGCAGGTCGAATCCCGCGTGCGCGATCTGGTGCGCCGGGCCGAGCGAACCCGGACGGTTCCTGTCCTGGTGGCCTACGACATCCCGCTGCGCGATTGCTCCCAGTACTCCTCCGGCGGTGCGCGGTCGGACGCCGACTACCAGGCCTGGATCAGCGCTTTCGCCCGGGGGATCGGCCGCAGCAAGGCCGTCGTCGTCCTCGAACCGGACGGGCTGGCCAACCTCCCGTCCGACTGCGGGCCCGGCAGCGACCCCACCGGCGCGATCACCACGGGACGCTTCGCCGACCTCAACCACGCGATCGACGCCCTGGAGCGGCAGCCGAACAGCGTCGTCTACCTGGACGCCGGCAACAGCCACTGGCGCGGCGTCGGCGACGCCGCGGGGCGCCTCCTCCAGGCCGGTGTCACCCGCACCCAGGGCTTCTCGCTGAACGTCTCGAACCACCTGGCCACCGATCTGTCCACCCACTACGGCACCTGGGTCTCCCAGTGCCTGTGGTTCGCCACCAAGGGCCCTGACTGGGCCAAGGGGCACCCCGACTGGTGCCCGAGCCAGTACTACTCCCCCGCGGCACCGAACGACGGGCAGCCGGGAAACTCGGTGAACGTGGACGACCCGTCCACCTGGCACTGGACCGACCTGTGGTTCCAGCAGAACGTCGGCTCCCCGCCCGCACAGGAGCTCACCCACCTCGTCGTGGACACCAGCCGCGACGGCCGGGGCGCCTGGACCCCGCCTGCAGGCAAGTACAGCGGCGATCCGCAAACCTGGTGCAACGCTCCCGATCGGGGCATCGGCGCCCGGCCGACCGCGAACACCCGCGTCCCGCTCGTGGACGCCTACCTGTGGATCAAGACCGTCGGCCAGTCCGACGGCCAGTGCAACCGCAGCATCCCGGGCGGCACCATCGACCCGGAGTACGGCGTCGTGGATCCCGCGGCCGGTGTGTGGTGGCCGGAGCAGGCCAAGTCCCTCGTCCGCAACGCCGACCCGGCACTGGAGTTCAACACGACCCTGCGCTGA
- a CDS encoding endo-1,4-beta-xylanase, with the protein MGSNAIPPSTVRRKIGILRTALVAGVLGSAAILVAPLASHAAESTLGGAAAQSGRYFGTAVASGRLGDSAYTAIAGREFNMVTPENEMKIDATEPQQGQFNFAAGDRVYNWAVQNGKQVRGHTLAWYSQQPGWMQNLGGSALRQAMTNHINGVMAHYKGKIAQWDVVNEAFADGSSGARRDSNLQRTGNDWIEVAFRTARAADPAAKLCYNDYNVENWTWAKTQAVYSMVRDFKQRGVPIDCVGFQSHFNNDSPYNSNFRTTLQSFAALGVDVAVTELDIQGASATTYANVTNDCLAVTRCLGITVWGVRDTDSWRSEQSPLLFDGNGNKKPAYTSVLGALNAGSSTPTPTPTPGSGQIKGVGSGRCLDVPGTSTTDGTQLNLWDCNNRTNQQWSYTAGGELKVYGDKCLDAAGTGNGAKVQIYSCWGGDNQKWRLNSDGSIVGVQSGLCLDAAGTGTANGTLIQLYSCSGGSNQRWTRT; encoded by the coding sequence ATGGGCTCGAATGCCATTCCCCCATCCACCGTCCGCCGGAAGATCGGAATTCTTCGTACGGCGCTGGTCGCCGGCGTCCTCGGTTCGGCCGCCATACTGGTGGCTCCACTCGCCTCACACGCCGCCGAGAGCACGCTCGGTGGCGCGGCGGCGCAGAGCGGCCGTTACTTCGGTACCGCCGTCGCCTCGGGCAGGCTGGGCGACTCGGCGTACACGGCGATCGCGGGCCGCGAGTTCAACATGGTGACGCCCGAGAACGAGATGAAGATCGACGCCACCGAACCCCAGCAGGGCCAGTTCAACTTCGCCGCCGGTGACCGCGTCTACAACTGGGCCGTGCAGAACGGCAAGCAGGTACGAGGCCACACTCTGGCCTGGTACTCCCAGCAGCCCGGCTGGATGCAGAACCTCGGCGGCAGCGCGCTGCGCCAGGCGATGACCAACCACATCAACGGCGTGATGGCCCACTACAAGGGCAAGATCGCCCAGTGGGACGTCGTGAACGAGGCCTTCGCCGACGGAAGTTCGGGAGCCCGGCGCGACTCCAACCTGCAGCGCACCGGCAACGACTGGATCGAGGTCGCCTTCCGCACCGCGCGCGCCGCCGACCCGGCCGCCAAGCTCTGCTACAACGACTACAACGTCGAGAACTGGACCTGGGCCAAGACCCAGGCCGTGTACTCCATGGTCCGGGACTTCAAGCAGCGCGGCGTGCCGATCGACTGCGTCGGCTTCCAGTCCCACTTCAACAACGACAGCCCGTACAACAGCAACTTCCGCACCACCCTGCAGAGTTTCGCCGCCCTCGGCGTCGACGTGGCCGTCACCGAACTCGACATCCAGGGCGCCTCGGCCACGACCTACGCCAACGTGACCAACGACTGCCTCGCCGTCACGCGCTGCCTCGGCATCACCGTCTGGGGTGTGCGCGACACCGACTCCTGGCGGTCGGAGCAATCGCCGCTGCTGTTCGACGGCAACGGCAACAAGAAGCCGGCCTACACCTCCGTGCTGGGCGCACTCAACGCCGGCTCCTCCACCCCCACTCCGACCCCCACGCCCGGTTCCGGTCAGATCAAGGGCGTCGGTTCGGGCCGCTGCCTGGACGTACCCGGTACCAGTACCACCGACGGCACCCAGCTCAACCTGTGGGACTGCAACAACCGCACGAACCAGCAGTGGTCGTACACGGCCGGAGGCGAACTCAAGGTCTACGGCGACAAGTGCCTGGACGCCGCCGGCACCGGCAACGGCGCCAAGGTCCAGATCTACAGCTGCTGGGGAGGCGACAACCAGAAGTGGCGCCTCAACTCCGACGGATCCATCGTCGGAGTCCAGTCCGGCCTCTGCCTGGACGCCGCCGGCACCGGCACCGCCAACGGCACCCTGATCCAGCTCTACTCCTGCTCGGGCGGCAGCAACCAGCGCTGGACCCGCACCTGA
- a CDS encoding glycoside hydrolase family 9 protein: MPPVTSARGVPRRAAAVLAGFALAVGGLSATALTVPVAAAATVAAAAETPVRVNQLGYLPDGPKRATVVSSATAPLAWQLRDASGAVVASGATTVRGADQASGQSTHLVDFGAYTAAGTGFTLVVDGRASHPFDISASLYDGLRADSMSFFYQQRSGIAIDAALVGGSAYARPAGHLGVAPNKGDTGVPCQAGVCDYQLDVRGGWYDAGDQGKYVVNGGISVWEMVNSFERARRSDGEAALGDATLRVPERGNGTPDVLDEARWELEFLLRMQVPAGKPMAGMAFHKMHDAQWTALPTRPELDVEQRELHKPSTAATLNLAASAAQCARVYAPYDAPFAARCLDAARRAWTAARANPNVLALASDNTGGGAYEDADVSDEFYWAAAELLATTGESQYRDAVTSSPHHTKPVDAFWWGGTATLGRITLATVPGVALPADDVTRLRGLLATAADGHLSTMAGQGYAVPLPATGYVWGSNSSVTNNAMVLAVAYEITGQQRYRAGALESLDYLLGRNALDLSYVTGYGDRYSENQHHRFWAHQNDASLPHPPAGSFAGGPNAGLEDPVAKEKLAGCAPAACYVDDIGSYSTNEVAINWNASLAWLAAFAAERRGAPAAPVVQVAPAAVTVPEGGSAPVGVRLSAAPAQNVTVTVARNSGDEDLSATATLVFTPANWATAQQVSILAAQDADASSGSATFTVGGPGVQSATFTATEADDDASAASCTVAYRIDNAWGNGFTATVTVRNTGTSTLSGWTLGWSFTGDQRISNGWNATVTQSGSTVTARDAGWNGTLAPGGSVGFGFQATNSGTNAIPARYTLNGALCS, encoded by the coding sequence GTGCCTCCTGTCACCTCCGCCCGCGGCGTGCCACGTCGCGCGGCCGCCGTGCTCGCCGGCTTCGCGCTGGCGGTCGGCGGCCTGTCCGCGACCGCCCTGACCGTTCCGGTCGCGGCCGCCGCGACCGTGGCCGCCGCTGCCGAGACGCCCGTACGGGTCAACCAGCTCGGCTACCTGCCCGACGGCCCCAAGCGGGCCACCGTGGTCAGCTCCGCGACCGCACCGCTCGCCTGGCAACTGCGCGACGCCTCCGGCGCGGTGGTGGCCTCGGGCGCCACCACGGTACGCGGCGCCGACCAGGCGTCCGGCCAGTCCACGCACCTGGTGGACTTCGGCGCGTACACCGCCGCCGGCACCGGCTTCACCCTGGTTGTCGACGGCCGGGCGAGCCATCCCTTCGACATCTCCGCGTCGCTGTACGACGGACTGCGCGCCGACAGCATGTCGTTCTTCTACCAGCAGCGCAGCGGCATCGCGATCGACGCCGCGCTGGTGGGCGGCAGCGCGTACGCCCGCCCCGCCGGGCACCTGGGCGTCGCCCCGAACAAGGGCGACACCGGCGTCCCCTGCCAGGCCGGGGTGTGCGACTACCAACTGGACGTGCGCGGCGGCTGGTACGACGCGGGCGACCAGGGCAAGTACGTGGTCAACGGCGGCATCTCCGTCTGGGAGATGGTCAACTCCTTCGAACGGGCCCGCCGTTCGGACGGCGAAGCGGCGCTCGGCGACGCGACGCTGCGGGTGCCGGAGCGCGGCAACGGGACGCCGGACGTGCTGGACGAGGCCCGCTGGGAACTGGAGTTCCTGCTGCGGATGCAGGTCCCGGCCGGGAAGCCGATGGCCGGGATGGCCTTCCACAAGATGCACGACGCCCAGTGGACCGCCCTACCGACGCGGCCCGAACTCGATGTTGAGCAGCGGGAGTTGCACAAGCCGTCGACCGCCGCGACGCTGAACCTGGCGGCCTCGGCCGCGCAGTGTGCCCGGGTGTACGCGCCGTACGACGCCCCGTTCGCCGCGCGCTGCCTGGACGCGGCCCGCCGCGCCTGGACGGCCGCCAGGGCCAACCCGAACGTGCTCGCGCTGGCGAGCGACAACACCGGCGGCGGTGCGTACGAGGACGCCGACGTCTCCGACGAGTTCTACTGGGCGGCGGCGGAACTCCTCGCCACCACCGGTGAGTCGCAGTACCGGGACGCCGTCACCTCCTCCCCGCACCACACCAAGCCCGTCGACGCGTTCTGGTGGGGCGGCACCGCGACGCTCGGCCGCATCACCCTCGCCACCGTCCCCGGCGTTGCCCTGCCCGCCGACGATGTGACCCGGCTGCGCGGCCTGCTGGCCACCGCCGCCGATGGTCACCTGTCCACCATGGCCGGACAGGGCTACGCGGTGCCGCTCCCCGCCACCGGGTACGTATGGGGCTCCAACAGCTCCGTCACCAACAACGCGATGGTGCTGGCCGTCGCGTACGAGATCACCGGGCAACAGCGCTACCGCGCCGGAGCGTTGGAGTCCCTGGACTACCTGCTCGGCCGCAACGCGCTCGACCTCTCCTACGTCACCGGCTACGGCGACCGCTATTCCGAGAACCAGCACCACCGGTTCTGGGCGCACCAGAACGACGCCTCGCTGCCGCACCCGCCTGCCGGTTCCTTCGCGGGAGGGCCGAACGCCGGGCTGGAGGACCCCGTGGCCAAGGAGAAGCTCGCGGGCTGCGCACCCGCGGCGTGCTATGTGGACGACATCGGCTCGTACTCCACCAACGAGGTGGCCATCAACTGGAACGCCTCGCTGGCCTGGCTGGCGGCCTTCGCGGCTGAGCGGCGCGGTGCCCCGGCGGCGCCCGTGGTCCAGGTGGCACCGGCGGCCGTGACGGTCCCGGAGGGCGGCTCGGCGCCGGTGGGCGTGCGGCTCTCGGCCGCGCCCGCGCAGAACGTGACGGTGACGGTGGCCCGGAACTCCGGCGACGAGGACCTGTCGGCAACCGCGACCCTGGTGTTCACCCCGGCCAACTGGGCGACGGCGCAACAGGTTTCGATCCTCGCCGCACAGGACGCCGACGCGTCGTCGGGCAGCGCGACCTTCACGGTCGGTGGTCCTGGCGTGCAGTCGGCGACGTTCACGGCGACGGAGGCCGACGACGACGCGTCGGCGGCCTCCTGCACGGTGGCGTACCGGATCGACAACGCCTGGGGCAACGGTTTCACGGCGACGGTGACCGTGAGGAACACCGGAACCTCGACGCTCTCCGGCTGGACCCTCGGCTGGAGCTTCACGGGTGATCAGCGGATCAGCAACGGCTGGAACGCCACGGTGACCCAGTCGGGCAGCACGGTCACGGCCCGGGACGCCGGATGGAACGGGACGCTGGCGCCGGGCGGCAGCGTGGGCTTCGGCTTCCAGGCGACGAATTCGGGCACCAACGCGATCCCGGCGCGCTACACGCTCAACGGTGCGCTCTGCTCGTGA
- the araD gene encoding L-ribulose-5-phosphate 4-epimerase AraD, whose product MSETILKDLRREVLAANLRIPEAGLATLTWGNVSGVDRDAGVFVIKPSGVSYADLTEDDLVVVALEDGRVVDGHLRPSTDTETHRCLYRAFPSIGGVTHTHSTHAVAFAQARRPIPVLGTTHADTFNGPVPVTADLTAEQCARDYEYNTGQVIVARLDGDPRRADEVPGALVSRHGPFTWGATAKAALENAIVCEAVAEMALHTLALGSRLGDTSEPPRHLLERHFTRKHGPDAYYGNAPHTPHAPGV is encoded by the coding sequence GTGAGCGAGACCATTCTCAAGGACCTCCGTCGAGAGGTCCTCGCGGCCAACCTGCGCATCCCGGAGGCCGGGCTGGCCACCCTCACCTGGGGAAACGTCAGTGGAGTGGATCGAGACGCCGGCGTCTTCGTCATCAAGCCGTCCGGGGTGTCCTACGCCGACCTCACCGAGGATGACCTGGTGGTGGTGGCGCTGGAGGACGGGCGGGTCGTCGACGGACACCTCAGGCCGTCCACCGACACCGAAACCCATCGGTGCCTCTACCGGGCCTTCCCCTCCATCGGCGGCGTCACCCACACACACTCGACGCACGCCGTCGCCTTCGCCCAGGCGCGCCGCCCGATCCCCGTGCTCGGCACGACGCACGCCGACACCTTCAACGGGCCCGTCCCCGTGACGGCGGACCTCACCGCCGAGCAGTGCGCGCGGGACTACGAGTACAACACCGGACAGGTGATCGTCGCCCGGCTCGACGGCGACCCCCGCCGGGCCGACGAGGTCCCCGGCGCGCTCGTCTCCCGGCACGGCCCCTTCACCTGGGGCGCCACCGCGAAGGCCGCGCTGGAGAACGCCATCGTCTGCGAGGCCGTGGCGGAGATGGCGCTGCACACGCTGGCGCTCGGCTCCCGCCTCGGAGACACCTCCGAACCGCCGAGGCATCTGCTGGAGCGGCACTTCACCCGCAAGCACGGACCGGACGCCTATTACGGCAACGCCCCTCACACCCCTCACGCCCCGGGCGTCTGA
- a CDS encoding LacI family DNA-binding transcriptional regulator: protein MRKGRELTQLPDVSRAPTMTDVARVAGVSHQTVSRVLSAHPNVSAKTRAAVTLVIEQLGYRRNSAARALATRRTHTLGVIAVNTTLHGPASTVAGVQEAARDRGYLTSAVTLRTATQTALAEAMQHLAGWGVEGIVAVTPQRAAVRALAALEAPCPVVTVEGGHTLDLPGVSLDQSLGARMITEHLLASGHATVWHVAGPPDWLESEARTQGWEDALRDAGAEVPPLLRGDWSALSGYQAGQQLAGRFRASRGRGAGLTAVFVANDQMALGVLRALREAGLRTPEDVAVAGFDDIPEAEFFPPPLTTIRQDFASIGRDSIGLLLDHIEGRTDESTHLVVAPELIVRASTARRITSPGA, encoded by the coding sequence ATGAGGAAAGGAAGAGAGTTGACCCAGCTCCCAGACGTCTCGCGAGCGCCCACCATGACGGACGTGGCACGCGTCGCCGGCGTGTCCCATCAGACCGTTTCGCGGGTGCTCAGCGCCCACCCGAACGTCAGCGCCAAGACCCGGGCCGCCGTGACGCTGGTCATCGAGCAGCTGGGGTACCGCCGCAACTCGGCAGCCCGCGCCCTGGCCACTCGCCGGACCCACACGCTGGGTGTCATCGCGGTGAACACCACTCTGCACGGGCCCGCCAGCACCGTGGCGGGGGTTCAAGAGGCGGCTCGGGACCGCGGCTATCTGACGTCCGCCGTCACACTTCGGACCGCCACGCAGACGGCCCTCGCCGAAGCCATGCAGCACCTCGCCGGGTGGGGCGTGGAGGGGATCGTCGCCGTCACTCCCCAACGCGCCGCGGTGAGGGCCCTGGCCGCATTGGAAGCACCGTGCCCGGTGGTCACCGTGGAAGGCGGCCACACCCTCGACCTGCCGGGGGTGTCGCTGGACCAGAGCCTCGGCGCTCGCATGATCACGGAACATCTCCTCGCTTCGGGCCACGCCACCGTGTGGCATGTCGCGGGCCCTCCCGACTGGCTTGAGAGCGAGGCCCGCACCCAGGGATGGGAGGACGCGCTCCGAGATGCCGGCGCCGAGGTGCCGCCCCTGCTGCGCGGCGACTGGAGTGCGCTGTCGGGATACCAGGCCGGCCAGCAGCTCGCGGGCCGGTTCCGGGCGTCACGAGGGCGGGGAGCGGGCCTCACCGCGGTGTTCGTCGCCAACGACCAGATGGCCCTCGGTGTCCTACGAGCCTTGCGCGAGGCGGGCCTGCGCACGCCGGAGGACGTGGCGGTCGCCGGCTTCGACGACATCCCCGAGGCCGAGTTCTTCCCGCCCCCGCTGACGACGATCCGTCAGGACTTCGCCTCGATCGGCCGCGACAGCATCGGGCTGCTCCTGGACCACATCGAAGGCCGGACGGACGAGTCGACGCACCTGGTCGTGGCGCCCGAGCTCATCGTGCGCGCCAGCACGGCCCGCAGGATCACTTCCCCCGGGGCATGA
- a CDS encoding aldose epimerase family protein: protein MENACESVDQAAEPTRTAACPRTVRPLRLDDEGPGERWRFGFPGRACAEVHTRGARLHSLILPDRWGHTADVVLAARDPGACEGSARYFGATVGRYANRIAGGRLVVDGVTHRLATQETGHTLHGGPDGFDQRVWRCEPFHSAHRTGVRLFLHSPDGDQGFPGALNVRVTYTLDRDDNLTLSYQAVADAPTIVNLTNHAYWNLEGEGRGNVLAHHLQVEAPLHTPVDRELIPDGPHRSVSGTPFDLRRPRRLSDVLTHTDAQLALAGGGFDHNWVLDGARRARPRKAAVLYAPASGRRMDVLTTEPGIQVYTAQGLTGDITGKGGRPYQAYAGVALETQHFPDSPNRPDYPTVLLRPGELYRSTTIHSFTTVTA, encoded by the coding sequence ATGGAAAACGCATGCGAATCCGTCGATCAGGCCGCCGAACCCACGCGGACTGCCGCCTGTCCGCGGACGGTCCGCCCCCTGCGCCTGGATGATGAAGGACCGGGGGAGAGGTGGCGGTTCGGCTTCCCCGGCCGGGCCTGCGCGGAGGTCCACACGCGCGGCGCCCGCCTCCATTCCCTGATCCTGCCGGACCGCTGGGGCCACACCGCCGATGTGGTGCTCGCCGCCCGCGACCCCGGCGCCTGCGAGGGCTCCGCACGCTATTTCGGTGCGACGGTGGGCCGTTACGCCAACCGGATCGCCGGCGGCCGGCTCGTCGTCGACGGCGTCACCCACCGGCTCGCCACCCAGGAGACCGGGCACACCCTGCACGGCGGTCCCGACGGGTTCGACCAGCGTGTGTGGCGGTGCGAACCCTTCCACTCCGCGCACCGCACCGGTGTCCGTCTGTTCCTGCACAGCCCCGACGGCGACCAGGGATTCCCCGGCGCCCTCAACGTCCGCGTCACCTACACGCTGGACCGGGACGACAACCTGACCCTGTCGTACCAGGCGGTCGCCGACGCGCCGACGATCGTCAACCTCACCAACCACGCCTACTGGAACCTCGAAGGGGAGGGGCGCGGCAACGTCCTGGCCCACCACCTCCAGGTCGAGGCACCCCTCCACACCCCCGTCGACAGAGAGTTGATCCCCGACGGCCCCCACCGCTCGGTCAGCGGCACGCCGTTCGACCTCCGCCGGCCCCGGCGGCTCTCCGACGTGCTGACCCATACGGATGCGCAACTGGCCCTCGCCGGTGGTGGCTTCGACCACAACTGGGTCCTCGACGGCGCCCGGCGAGCCCGGCCCCGCAAGGCCGCCGTGCTGTACGCCCCCGCATCCGGCCGCCGGATGGACGTGCTCACCACGGAACCGGGCATCCAGGTCTACACCGCCCAAGGCCTGACCGGTGACATCACGGGCAAGGGAGGCAGGCCCTACCAGGCCTACGCGGGGGTCGCGCTGGAAACCCAGCACTTCCCGGACTCACCGAACCGCCCCGACTACCCGACGGTCCTGCTGCGCCCGGGCGAGCTGTACCGGTCCACCACGATCCACAGTTTCACCACGGTCACCGCCTGA